One region of Solanum pennellii chromosome 6, SPENNV200 genomic DNA includes:
- the LOC107021346 gene encoding probable gamma-secretase subunit PEN-2, with amino-acid sequence MEAAPSNPTHNIISTAPSSVATHRNPLRVDWPTVDGPLGLSEQESVDHARRFFKFGFLLLPWLWAVNCLYFWPVLRRPSSYYHPDLRRYVVRSAIGFTVFAVILSSWALTFSVGGEHLFGHVWDKLVMYNVAEKYGLTGWI; translated from the exons ATGGAGGCGGCTCCCTCCAATCCTACTCATAATATCATCTCCACCGCCCCTTCCTCCGTTGCGACCCACCGGAATCCGCTAAGAGTTGACTGGCCGACAGTAGACGGACCACTGGGTCTCTCGGAGCAGGAGTCCGTCGATCACGCGCGTAGATTCTTCAAGTTCGGATTTTTACTTCTTCCTTGGCTTTGGGCTGTCAATTGCTTATACTTTTGGCCTGTTCTTCGCCGTCCTAGCTCTTATTATCATCCAGATCTCCGCCGAT ATGTTGTCAGGTCAGCAattggtttcacggtatttgcTGTTATCCTCTCAAGTTGGGCTCTTACCTTTTCCGTTGGAGGAGAGCATCTATTTGGTCATGTGTGGGACAAGCTAGTAATGTACAACGTTGCTGAGAAATATGGGTTGACGGGGTGGATTTAG